From a single Candidatus Brocadiaceae bacterium genomic region:
- a CDS encoding PKD domain-containing protein yields MDWQTDEKALHAAVDLMLGEEKAVELTDGSTATVKLQKLVETRDDLHDAVRRAVVTVQVNGTPVDLVSGTYRLPVTAGGIQIDCPVTGGYVPNSRRNAWAMECDARLRLWPAGSPWITPGTFVYPIRQRWFASQTQMGNEPVFVDGPENPARKDIYYHEGLDFGGAEGLVESVAASDALVVSCGDQMLPGYEDTPAETRYDVVYLLDRRGWYHRHSHLKSIDPALKLGETVTMGQVVGLLGKEGHSGGWSHLHYGISCPQPSGRYGAAYGYPFIWQAYRAEHSPKLIAVARPHHFIWSGDGVTLDASMSWSAEGLPLRFEWTFSDGSTATGAKVKRTYPRPGVYSEVVKVTDAVGRVEYEFAVVQVANREDPAQGPSGIHAAYAPTLALHPGREITFKVRSFRTQHGEEVWDFGDGSATVAVRSDGNADVHNPDGYAVTAHSFAEPGDYLVSVRRTNERGFESVDRLHVRIEPD; encoded by the coding sequence ATGGACTGGCAGACAGACGAGAAGGCGCTGCACGCAGCGGTCGACCTGATGCTGGGCGAGGAGAAGGCCGTCGAGCTGACCGACGGCAGCACGGCCACCGTCAAGCTGCAGAAGCTGGTGGAGACGCGCGACGACCTGCACGATGCCGTCCGGCGCGCCGTCGTGACCGTCCAGGTGAACGGCACGCCCGTCGACCTCGTCTCGGGCACCTACCGGCTGCCCGTCACCGCAGGCGGCATTCAGATCGACTGCCCGGTCACGGGCGGCTACGTGCCCAACAGCCGCCGCAACGCCTGGGCCATGGAATGCGACGCGCGGCTGCGCCTCTGGCCGGCCGGCTCGCCCTGGATCACGCCGGGCACGTTCGTCTACCCCATCCGCCAGCGCTGGTTCGCCTCGCAGACCCAGATGGGCAACGAGCCCGTGTTCGTGGACGGCCCGGAGAACCCCGCCCGCAAGGACATCTACTACCACGAAGGGCTCGACTTCGGCGGCGCCGAAGGCCTGGTCGAGTCCGTTGCCGCCAGCGATGCCCTGGTCGTCTCCTGCGGCGACCAGATGCTGCCCGGCTATGAGGACACGCCCGCAGAGACCCGCTACGACGTCGTCTACCTGCTCGACCGGCGCGGCTGGTACCATCGCCACAGCCACCTGAAAAGCATCGACCCCGCCCTCAAGCTCGGCGAGACGGTGACGATGGGCCAGGTTGTGGGGCTGCTGGGCAAGGAAGGCCACAGCGGCGGCTGGTCGCACCTGCACTACGGGATCTCCTGCCCGCAGCCGTCCGGCCGATACGGCGCCGCCTACGGCTATCCGTTCATCTGGCAGGCCTACCGGGCCGAGCATTCCCCGAAGCTCATCGCCGTCGCCCGCCCCCACCACTTCATCTGGTCCGGCGACGGCGTGACACTAGACGCCTCGATGTCGTGGAGCGCCGAAGGATTGCCGCTCCGCTTCGAGTGGACGTTCAGCGACGGCTCCACGGCGACGGGGGCGAAGGTCAAGCGCACCTACCCGCGCCCCGGCGTCTACTCCGAGGTCGTCAAGGTGACCGACGCCGTGGGCCGGGTCGAATACGAATTTGCGGTCGTCCAGGTCGCGAACCGGGAAGACCCCGCCCAAGGCCCCAGCGGCATCCACGCCGCCTACGCTCCCACGCTGGCCCTGCACCCCGGTCGGGAGATCACGTTCAAGGTCCGGTCCTTCCGCACGCAGCATGGTGAGGAGGTCTGGGACTTCGGCGACGGCTCGGCCACGGTGGCCGTGCGCTCCGACGGCAACGCCGACGTCCACAACCCCGACGGCTACGCCGTGACCGCGCACAGCTTCGCCGAACCGGGCGACTACCTGGTGAGCGTCCGCCGCACGAACGAACGGGGCTTCGAGTCGGTCGACCGCCTGCACGTGCGGATCGAACCCGACTGA
- a CDS encoding ThuA domain-containing protein, producing MTYGGWNGHEPGPVSEIFEGELKRHGFDVIRTDTLDALLEADVMTDLDLIVPHWTMSQISGEQWKALSEAVRSGVGIAGQHGGMGDAFRQNTDYQFMVGGQWVAHPDGIIDYRVHIVDHADPITAGLHHFDMHSEQYYMHVDPANHVLATTTFEFNGATVPVAWKKMWGRGRVFYSSLGHVAADFDVPEALAIQTRGMLWAARACSPSSEAQP from the coding sequence ATCACATACGGCGGATGGAACGGTCATGAACCCGGACCCGTCTCGGAGATATTCGAAGGCGAACTGAAACGCCACGGATTCGACGTCATCCGCACCGACACGCTCGACGCCCTGCTGGAGGCCGACGTCATGACGGACCTGGACCTGATCGTGCCCCACTGGACGATGAGCCAGATCTCCGGCGAGCAGTGGAAGGCCCTCAGCGAGGCCGTCCGTAGCGGCGTGGGCATCGCCGGCCAGCACGGCGGGATGGGCGACGCCTTCCGCCAGAACACGGACTACCAGTTCATGGTCGGGGGCCAGTGGGTCGCCCATCCGGACGGCATCATCGACTACCGCGTGCACATCGTCGACCACGCGGACCCGATCACCGCCGGGCTGCACCACTTCGACATGCACAGCGAGCAGTACTACATGCACGTCGACCCCGCCAATCACGTGCTGGCAACCACCACGTTCGAGTTCAACGGCGCCACGGTGCCGGTCGCATGGAAGAAGATGTGGGGCCGGGGACGCGTCTTCTACTCCTCCCTGGGCCACGTGGCGGCCGACTTCGACGTGCCGGAGGCGCTCGCCATCCAGACGCGCGGCATGCTCTGGGCCGCCCGGGCGTGCAGCCCTTCCTCGGAGGCGCAGCCGTGA
- a CDS encoding RidA family protein has product MGRIRRLFADGRLIGAGLYSDAIVVDLGPVYRITFAGKAADDPASGAVIGYEDHNGRFAPDALERQVADVFRQLERLMEDVAREIGTPVTVADLTAALVFLREDYPRAFARFDDAYAAEFEKRGVADYPIRTTVMRTTLPQPAALVEIQFEAMVEK; this is encoded by the coding sequence ATGGGACGGATACGACGCCTGTTTGCCGACGGGCGGCTGATCGGGGCGGGCCTCTACAGCGACGCGATTGTCGTGGACCTGGGCCCGGTCTACCGCATCACCTTTGCCGGCAAGGCGGCCGACGATCCCGCCAGCGGCGCCGTCATCGGTTACGAAGACCACAACGGCCGCTTCGCCCCGGACGCCCTGGAGCGGCAGGTGGCCGATGTGTTCCGCCAGCTCGAGCGCCTGATGGAGGACGTCGCGCGCGAGATCGGCACGCCGGTGACCGTGGCCGACCTGACGGCGGCGCTGGTGTTCCTCCGGGAGGACTACCCGCGTGCCTTCGCCCGCTTCGACGACGCCTACGCCGCCGAGTTCGAGAAGCGCGGCGTGGCCGACTACCCGATCCGCACGACGGTCATGCGCACGACGTTGCCGCAGCCGGCGGCCCTGGTCGAGATCCAGTTCGAAGCCATGGTGGAGAAATGA
- a CDS encoding D-hexose-6-phosphate mutarotase: MTQDVHPNRLNERYGLPGHLGFEPGPGGLPVATIENADAAASVCLAGGHVLSFRPHGAEPVLWLSRHSRFESGRPIRGGIPVCWPWFAAHPEDPAKPFHGFARLAHWSVLGTEALDGGNTRLRLGLTDDEATRRLWPHAFELEMAVTVGRDLHVALTARNPGPEPFTCTGALHTYFRVGEVARIAVHGLNGCRYREAGTDGGVQQGPVTFDREVDRLYLDTDAACTIEDPVLARRIRVAKAGSRSTVVWNPWIDKARRMPDFGDDEYTGMVCVETANAGTDAVTIPPGGAHCLEARIAVEPAPHGPS; the protein is encoded by the coding sequence GTGACGCAGGACGTCCACCCGAACCGGCTCAACGAGCGTTACGGCCTGCCGGGCCATCTCGGCTTTGAGCCCGGCCCCGGGGGGCTGCCCGTCGCCACGATCGAGAACGCCGACGCAGCGGCTTCCGTCTGCCTGGCCGGCGGACACGTGCTGTCCTTCCGCCCGCACGGTGCCGAACCCGTCCTCTGGCTGAGCCGGCACAGCCGCTTCGAATCGGGCCGGCCGATCCGCGGGGGAATCCCCGTGTGCTGGCCCTGGTTCGCCGCACACCCCGAGGATCCCGCGAAGCCGTTCCACGGGTTCGCCCGCCTGGCACACTGGTCCGTGCTCGGCACGGAAGCGCTGGACGGCGGCAACACGCGCCTTCGTCTGGGCCTGACGGACGATGAGGCCACCCGGCGTCTGTGGCCCCATGCCTTCGAACTGGAGATGGCCGTCACCGTCGGCCGGGATCTGCACGTGGCGCTGACCGCCCGCAACCCGGGCCCGGAGCCCTTCACCTGCACCGGCGCGCTGCACACCTACTTCCGCGTGGGCGAGGTCGCGCGGATCGCCGTCCACGGCCTCAACGGCTGTCGCTACCGGGAGGCGGGGACCGACGGCGGCGTCCAGCAGGGCCCCGTGACCTTCGACCGCGAGGTCGACCGGCTCTACCTGGACACCGACGCCGCCTGCACCATCGAGGACCCGGTGCTGGCCCGGCGCATCCGCGTCGCCAAGGCCGGCAGCCGTTCGACCGTCGTCTGGAACCCCTGGATCGACAAGGCCCGCCGCATGCCCGACTTCGGCGACGACGAGTACACCGGCATGGTGTGCGTCGAGACGGCGAACGCCGGAACGGACGCGGTGACCATCCCCCCGGGCGGCGCCCACTGCCTGGAGGCACGCATCGCGGTCGAGCCCGCGCCGCACGGCCCAAGCTGA